The nucleotide window CGCGGCCTCGTTCATCCCCTCGAGCCTCGCCTCGCCCCGTCCCTCGCCCGTCAGCGGGCCGAACGCGAGGACGCCGACGTCCAGGTGCGCCAGGATGGTGCGGATCCGGAGGCGGTCCTCGTCCAGCCTCGCGTAGGCCGACTGCAGCTCCGCGTTCGCCGAGACGAGGCGGCCGCGGCTCTCGCGCAGCTCGTCGGTCATCGCGTTGAACGCGAGCCCGAGCGTCGCGATCTCGTCGGCTCCCTCGACCTCGACGCGCGTGTCGAAGTCGCCGGCCCCGACCCGCCGCACCGAGGCGGCCAGCGCGGCGATCGGGCGCGTCACGCGCCGCGCCAGGAGGAGCCCGACCCAGACCGCGGCGAGAAGGACGAGGAGGGCGAGGAGGAGGAAGAGCAGGACCTGCACCGCCTGCAGCGAGGTGCGCTCGGCCTCCAGCTGGGCGAAGGCCGACGTGGCGCGCGAGAGCATCCGCAGCGGACCGGCCTCGGCGGGGGGGTCGTACGTGCCGAGGATCAGGATGCCGGCGGGGAAGGCGACGATCGTCCGTCCGACCTGCCCGCCCCCTTCGATCGCGTCGATGCGCCGCACCGAGCCGCGGGCCCGGGCCGAGGAGATCCACTCCGCCGAAGGCTCCGGCACGTCGCGCAGTGGCCAGCGCGGCGAGCCGACGGCGAGCGTGCCCGAGGACGCGGTCCCGTCCAGGGGTCTCAGCTCGAGGTAGTCCAGACCCGAGTCCTCGCGGCTGGAGGCGAGGAGGGCGAGACGGGCCGCCGCGCCCCTGGCCTCGACGAGCGAGGACGCCAGCCGCGAGGCGACCCGATCCTCCCTGTCTGCCGAGCGTTGACGCACCAGCTCCACGACCTCCCTCCCCGCCGAGACCGTCTCGGTCACCGGCGGCTGGAACCAGATCTCCACGCTGCGCTGGAGGAGGCCGGTCGTCGGCAGGATCAGGAGGGCGATGGGGAGGAGGGCGAGGCCGACGTGCGTCAGGACGACGCGGACCCGGAAGCGGGAGCCGAAGACCCCGCGTCGCGACTCCAGGACGAGGCGCGCCGCGCTGCGCCCGATGACGAGGAGCAGGGCGAGGATGAGGACGACGACGATGTAGAAGAGGACGAACAGGAGGACCCGGTTCGTGGCGGCCGGCGGCGCGAGCGCGCGGGCCCTGAGGACGAGGGCGTAGATCCCGGCGAGGGCGAGGCCGAGCGTGAGGCCGACGCCGAGGAGGACCCTGTTGTCCCGCGCCCACGGCGTCTTCATCGAGCTTCCCCGTTGCCCTTCCAGAAGAAGACGGGCGACCTGCGCCAGTCGGTCATGGCGCGCGTCGGGACGAAGCCGAGCGTCAGCTCGGTCCCGTGGAGGCAGCGGACCCTCACGACGAGGGGCTTGCCGACGAGCTGCGGGCCCATCGTGAACGCCGGAAGCCCGGGGAGCGTCGCGAGCACCCGCTCGGCTTCCTCCCGGCCCGGCAGGACGACCGTCTCGAGGAGCCGCCCGTCGAGGCGGCGTTCGACCGTGGTGTCGCCGCTCATGGGCCGGTAGGTCGCGGTGATGGAGTACTGCCGCTCGTCCCGCAGCCCGTCCCACCACTTGTTGCGCGAGACGAACAGCCGCATCTCCCACGCGACGGTCGTGGGGAGGCCCGAGGCGAGCCGCTTGAGGGCGTCGGGCGGCAGGCCGGGGGAGAGCTGCGCCGTCACCCGGACGTCCCGCCCGACCAGGGACGTCTCGACCTGGGGAATCCGCAGCCCTTCGTCAAAGGCCGGCGCGACCGCGGCCGCGAGGGCGGCCGCGGTCAGTGCGGCAGCGAGTATCAGGACCGGGCGGGCGCGCACCCGCGCATTGTGCGCGAAACGGACCGGCTCGGAGCCGAGCTGGAACGAAGGCAGATCCGCCGTCAGAATGGCGCCCACGTATGGCCGTAAAGCGAAACTCGGAATGCAGTCTCTAGACGACCCCGCCCCGCCCGAGACTCTGGAGCTCCTCCGAAGGCTCGGCTGCAGCTACCGCCCTCGGTGCTTCTTCCCCGGGCCGAACGTCTCGGCGACGTCCTACCCGCTGGAAGTCTGGCCACCGGCGGGGCACCACTTTGGTGACGGACAGCATTCCTTCGTCATCAAGTACTGGTCTGACATCGCCGAGCGACTCGCCACCATCCCGGTGGTCCCGTGCGACGCGGACTGCGATGAGCGATGAGCGAGGATCGCTGGGCCTGCCCCTACGCCGCCCACTACGGCCAGTGCCACGGCCAGGTCGTGGGACCCGACGGGTCCACCAGCCGGTGCAGGCGGCCGGAGGTCCGTTGGCTTCTCTGCTGGCGGCACTACGGCGAGGAGATCCGCCGGAACCGTGCCGAGGTGGTCGCCGTCATGCGTCGACTCGGGTGCTGGTACAGGAACACGCGCCCCCCCCGCCAGCGGGAAGGTGACGTGC belongs to Holophagales bacterium and includes:
- a CDS encoding HAMP domain-containing protein; translation: MKTPWARDNRVLLGVGLTLGLALAGIYALVLRARALAPPAATNRVLLFVLFYIVVVLILALLLVIGRSAARLVLESRRGVFGSRFRVRVVLTHVGLALLPIALLILPTTGLLQRSVEIWFQPPVTETVSAGREVVELVRQRSADREDRVASRLASSLVEARGAAARLALLASSREDSGLDYLELRPLDGTASSGTLAVGSPRWPLRDVPEPSAEWISSARARGSVRRIDAIEGGGQVGRTIVAFPAGILILGTYDPPAEAGPLRMLSRATSAFAQLEAERTSLQAVQVLLFLLLALLVLLAAVWVGLLLARRVTRPIAALAASVRRVGAGDFDTRVEVEGADEIATLGLAFNAMTDELRESRGRLVSANAELQSAYARLDEDRLRIRTILAHLDVGVLAFGPLTGEGRGEARLEGMNEAALRMLRRAGAPPGTPMSALLDEEWQAPLFELLDRAFRGTGPREATLSLAAPGAREPLVVEAHATNVPGDAGEKTAWVVTLEDTTALVRAERAAAWEEAARRMAHEIKNPLTPVRLAAERIRRKARASTACDPALAKVVEEGADTIVQEVRTLAALVDAFHRFARLPETSLGDCDLGAIVGQVAKLYDGTKAGVKITADVPEDLAAVRGDVQQIKRAVVNLVDNAVSATPPGGEVRIRASVEEGVARVVVADDGPGIPAEERDLVFEPTFSTKAEGFGLGLSITSRIAAEHRGRVVLEENSPRGCRFVLEWPAA
- a CDS encoding DUF4390 domain-containing protein: MRARPVLILAAALTAAALAAAVAPAFDEGLRIPQVETSLVGRDVRVTAQLSPGLPPDALKRLASGLPTTVAWEMRLFVSRNKWWDGLRDERQYSITATYRPMSGDTTVERRLDGRLLETVVLPGREEAERVLATLPGLPAFTMGPQLVGKPLVVRVRCLHGTELTLGFVPTRAMTDWRRSPVFFWKGNGEAR